In Mytilus edulis chromosome 4, xbMytEdul2.2, whole genome shotgun sequence, the following proteins share a genomic window:
- the LOC139518555 gene encoding complement C1q-like protein 3 encodes MNFGVLIACLIWNGNLVQSNKQEIIEDLKNIIYKIKKSGDDFGPGQTSIPAFTATLSKDFTPPLNKIIKFDSVKTNVGGHYSSSTGIFTPPRDGLYMISATIRSNSAKYLHCELRVNDAVKEKLFGTNYSTGTANAVLKLRRGDRVFIQKDNRSGESMLGRDWSMFSGYFIA; translated from the exons ATGAATTTTGGTGTTCTCATTGCATGTTTGATTTGGAATGGAAATCTTGTTCAAAGCAATA AACAAGAGATTATTGAAGATCTAAAAAACATtatctataaaataaagaaaagtgGAGACGACTTTGGACCAG GTCAAACCTCCATTCCAGCTTTTACTGCGACTTTATCGAAGGATTTCACTCCACCTCTCAATAAAATCATAAAGTTTGACTCCGTGAAGACAAATGTTGGTGGACATTACTCATCTAGTACTGGAATATTTACGCCACCAAGGGACGGACTTTATATGATATCAGCTACAATAAGGTCAAACAGTGCAAAATATTTGCATTGTGAGCTACGAGTCAATGATGCTGTAAAAGAGAAACTCTTTGGCACCAATTACTCGACAGGAACTGCCAACGCCGTCTTAAAATTGAGACGAGGAGACAGGGTTTTCATACAGAAGGACAACCGAAGTGGAGAATCTATGCTTGGACGTGATTGGTCGATGTTTTCTGGTTATTTCATTGCTTAA
- the LOC139520794 gene encoding complement C1q-like protein 3 — MICISILASLICFGSLVQCQKNEIVEDLLNVIFKLKKSKCYGGGQTSIPAFTATLSKDLTPQINEIIIFDSVKTNVGGHYSSSTGIFTSPRNGLYMISATMRSTATKHLHCELMVNEGMKVKIFGTNYSTGTISVVLLLKTGDKVSIKKDHRSGEGILGREWSMFSGYFIA, encoded by the exons ATGATTTGTATTTCTATTTTGGCGAGTTTGATTTGTTTTGGAAGTCTGGTTCAGTGCCAAA AAAATGAAATAGTTGAAGATCTGCTTAACGTTATCTTCAAACTGAAGAAAAGCAAATGTTATGGAGGAG GTCAAACGTCTATCCCAGCTTTTACTGCTACTTTGTCGAAGGATTTAACTCCACAAATCAATGAGATCATAATATTTGACTCCGTAAAGACAAATGTTGGTGGTCATTACTCTTCTAGTACTGGAATATTTACATCACCTAGAAATGGCCTATATATGATATCTGCAACTATGAGGTCAACTGCTACAAAGCATTTACATTGTGAGCTAATGGTAAATGAAGGTATGAAAGTAAAGATTTTTGGCACAAATTACTCGACTGGAACGATAAGCGTCGTCTTACTATTAAAGACAGGAGACAAGGTTTCCATAAAGAAGGACCACCGTAGTGGAGAAGGTATACTTGGACGTGAATGGTCAATGTTTTCTGGTTATTTCATTGCataa